The Miscanthus floridulus cultivar M001 chromosome 17, ASM1932011v1, whole genome shotgun sequence genome has a window encoding:
- the LOC136517584 gene encoding cytochrome P450 714D1-like, whose translation MAAMEYYNSLLPLALLAGRCALAAALVLAISAWLQRPRRVAEAFRRQGIDGPPPSSFLSGNLSEMQARAAAAAVAEAAGGRDFQKEGFDDYCKKIFPYFEKWRKAYGETYLYWLRRRPALYVSDPELIREIGRCVSLDMGKPTYLQKGQEPLFGRGVLKANGAEWHRQRKLIAPEFYMARVKGMVELMVDAAQPLLASWEDKVATAPGGVAELDVDEDIRSFSFDVISRACFGGDYSRGREIFLWLRELSGLMSETSVIFTIPSLRHLPTKKNRRIWKLTHEIRSLILQLASERKAAAAPGRDFLGSIIDSSRDQPRADDFVVDNCKNIYFAGHETSAVTATWCLMLLAAHPEWQDSARAEVLHVCGDGDLDFDAVARMRTMHAVVLETLRLFPPSSFVVREMFRDMQLGSRLRAPKGTYLFVPVSTMHHDAAVWGPTARRFDPGRFRDGVAAACKHPQAFMPFGLGARTCLGQNLALVEVKALVALVLARFSLALSPDYRHAPAFRFIIEPEFGLRLLVRRLGH comes from the exons ATGGCCGCCATGGAGTACTACAACAGCCTCTTGCCTCTGGCGCTGCTGGCAGGGCGGTGCGCCCTCGCGGCGGCGCTAGTCCTGGCCATTTCCGCGTGGCTGCAGCGGCCGCGCCGTGTGGCGGAGGCCTTCCGCCGGCAGGGCATCGACggcccgccgccgtcgtcgttccTGTCGGGTAACCTCTCGGAGATGCAGGCGCGGGCGGCCgccgcggcggtggcggaggcggccGGCGGCCGCGACTTCCAGAAGGAAGGCTTCGACGACTACTGCAAGAAGATCTTCCCCTACTTCGAGAAGTGGAGGAAAGCCTACG GCGAGACGTACCTGTACTGGCTACGCCGCCGGCCGGCGCTGTACGTGTCGGACCCGGAGCTGATCCGCGAGATCGGGCGTTGCGTGTCGCTGGACATGGGCAAGCCCACCTACCTGCAGAAGGGCCAGGAGCCCCTCTTCGGCCGCGGCGTCCTCAAGGCCAACGGCGCCGAGTGGCATCGCCAGCGCAAGCTCATCGCCCCCGAGTTCTACATGGCCAGGGTCAAG GGCATGGTGGAGCTGATGGTGGACGCGGCGCAGCCGCTGCTGGCATCGTGGGAGGACAAGGTCGCCACGGCGCCGGGCGGCGTCGCGGAGCTCGACGTGGACGAGGACATCCGGAGCTTCTCCTTCGACGTCATCTCCAGGGCCTGCTTTGGCGGCGACTACTCCAGGGGGCGGGAGATCTTCCTCTGGCTCAGGGAGCTGTCGGGCCTCATGTCCGAGACCAGCGTCATCTTCACCATCCCGTCGCTCAGGCACCTGCCCACGAAGAAGAACCGGAGGATCTGGAAGCTCACGCACGAGATCCGGTCGCTGATCCTGCAGCTGGCGAGCGAGcgcaaggcggcggcggcgccgggccGCGACTTCCTGGGCTCCATCATCGACAGCAGCCGGGACCAGCCGCGCGCGGACGACTTCGTGGTGGACAACTGCAAGAACATCTACTTCGCGGGCCACGAGACGAGCGCCGTCACCGCGACGTGGTGCCTCATGCTCCTCGCCGCGCACCCGGAGTGGCAGGACAGCGCGCGCGCCGAGGTGCTCCATGTCTGCGGCGACGGCGACCTGGACTTCGACGCGGTCGCCAGGATGAGGACGATGCACGCGGTGGTCCTGGAGACGCTGCGCCTCTTCCCGCCGTCGTCGTTCGTGGTGCGGGAGATGTTCCGCGACATGCAGCTCGGCAGCAGGCTGCGCGCGCCCAAGGGCACCTACCTCTTCGTACCCGTCTCCACCATGCACCACGACGCCGCCGTCTGGGGCCCCACCGCGCGCCGGTTCGACCCGGGAAGGTTCCGCGACGGCGTGGCGGCGGCGTGCAAGCACCCGCAGGCGTTCATGCCCTTCGGCCTCGGCGCGCGCACCTGCCTCGGCCAGAACCTGGCGCTCGTCGAGGTCAAGGCGCTCGTGGCGCTCGTCCTCGCGCGATTCTCGCTCGCGCTGTCGCCGGACTACAGGCACGCCCCCGCATTCCGGTTCATCATCGAGCCGGAGTTCGGCCTGCGCCTCCTCGTGCGCCGCCTCGGGCACTGA
- the LOC136518698 gene encoding uncharacterized protein — translation MSESAGMPPESHGPHPGPHKAGRRRRRVLLCLAFTVLVLLLLAAAAAIALLAILRPRDPVTELLSVNATGVLPRVVQLPTFSVQLNLTLRLVVRVRNPNPAAFRHGAATTSLYYRGAAVGYGEVPAGTVPSRGATIVRMNMTVQADRVVAAAGIGGLIADVLAGEMEFEARTDVPGTVVLLGFVKRSVEARSVCRVVIGVADVSVRRQECDYEAKL, via the coding sequence ATGTCCGAGTCCGCCGGCATGCCTCCCGAGAGCCACGGCCCGCACCCAGGCCCCCACaaggccggccgccgccgccggcgcgtccTCCTCTGCCTCGCCTTCACCGTCCTCGTCCTGCTCCTCCTCGCCGCGGCGGCCGCCATCGCCCTGCTGGCCATCCTCCGCCCGCGGGACCCCGTCACGGAGCTGCTCTCCGTCAACGCCACGGGCGTCCTCCCGAGGGTCGTCCAGCTACCGACCTTTTCCGTCCAGCTCAACCTCACCTTACGCCTCGTGGTCCGCGTCCGGAACCCGAACCCGGCCGCGTTCCGCCACGGCGCCGCCACCACGTCGCTCTACTACCGCGGCGCCGCCGTGGGCTACGGCGAGGTGCCGGCCGGGACCGTGCCGAGCCGGGGCGCCACCATCGTCCGGATGAACATGACGGTGCAGGCCGACCGGGTCGTGGCGGCCGCCGGGATCGGGGGCCTCATCGCGGACGTGCTCGCCGGCGAGATGGAGTTCGAGGCGAGAACCGATGTGCCGGGCACCGTCGTGCTCCTCGGGTTCGTCAAGCGCAGCGTCGAGGCCAGATCGGTGTGCCGCGTCGTCATCGGCGTCGCCGACGTCAGCGTTCGTCGCCAGGAGTGCGACTACGAAGCCAAGCTGTGA